A window of the Desulforapulum autotrophicum HRM2 genome harbors these coding sequences:
- a CDS encoding Fic family protein translates to MEHSLENAVSYHYDKFPPKDLDYAQFVEPLIKATDAVARYDQMLKNMHNSEILLAPLRNQEAVISSRMEGTISTMDEILKYEADHDAETGNAANVRSEVIETILYQRALMAAQKAMADGYLLSQSFIKGIHQRLLSFGRGASKSPGQLKNEQNYLADKLKKKILFIPISPEKLQEGLDKLFQYIEQSTHPALVKTGIAHIEFEALHPFKDGNGRIGRMLITLMLWSSGIISAPHFYISGYLEDNKNLYIDTMRKVSEHGDWESWCCFFLEAVEQQAIRNLSIAEDIRALYEEMKTIFSEALSSKWSVNALDFVFTNPVFRNNKFTTKSGIPTASAARFARVLLEKNLILTLEEASGRRPALYSFEPLMKLVRV, encoded by the coding sequence ATGGAACATAGTTTAGAAAATGCAGTCAGCTATCATTACGACAAATTCCCACCAAAGGATTTGGATTATGCACAATTTGTGGAACCATTAATAAAAGCGACTGATGCAGTGGCTCGTTATGACCAAATGTTGAAAAATATGCACAACAGTGAAATACTTTTGGCTCCGTTACGTAACCAAGAGGCTGTTATTTCATCAAGAATGGAAGGTACGATAAGTACCATGGATGAAATTCTTAAATATGAAGCTGACCATGACGCTGAAACAGGGAACGCTGCAAATGTAAGATCTGAAGTGATTGAAACCATTCTTTATCAAAGAGCCTTGATGGCTGCGCAAAAAGCAATGGCAGATGGGTATCTACTATCCCAATCATTCATTAAGGGTATCCATCAGCGTTTACTGTCTTTTGGTCGAGGGGCTTCTAAATCACCAGGTCAGTTAAAGAACGAACAAAACTACTTGGCAGATAAGTTAAAGAAAAAAATATTATTCATCCCTATTAGCCCAGAAAAACTCCAGGAAGGATTAGATAAATTATTTCAATATATAGAACAAAGTACGCACCCAGCACTGGTAAAAACCGGCATTGCCCATATTGAATTTGAGGCATTGCATCCTTTTAAAGATGGTAATGGACGAATTGGGCGAATGTTGATTACATTAATGTTGTGGTCTTCAGGAATAATATCTGCACCTCATTTTTATATAAGTGGGTACTTGGAAGATAATAAAAATCTTTATATTGACACAATGAGGAAAGTCTCTGAGCATGGGGATTGGGAAAGTTGGTGTTGTTTTTTTCTCGAGGCTGTTGAACAACAGGCCATTAGAAATCTTTCTATTGCAGAGGATATAAGGGCACTTTACGAAGAGATGAAGACCATATTTTCAGAGGCTCTTTCCTCTAAATGGAGTGTCAATGCATTGGATTTTGTGTTCACAAACCCAGTATTTAGAAATAACAAATTTACAACTAAAAGTGGGATACCCACAGCGAGTGCAGCAAGATTTGCCAGGGTTTTATTAGAAAAGAATCTAATCCTGACATTAGAAGAAGCATCTGGTAGAAGACCTGCGTTATATTCTTTCGAGCCGCTAATGAAGCTTGTGAGAGTCTAA
- a CDS encoding Tex family protein, translating into MITTIARDLDLTPAQVQTIANFFDQGATIPFIARYRKEQTGSLDEVVIAEIRDRITKFKEFSARQQVIIASLEERDLMTENLRQAINRATTKAELEDLFEKFRPKRKTRAQTAREQGLEPLALTLLKQRDKDPQIEALPFVDTAKGVETVEQALAGARDILAETFNEDPTLRARVRKLFESKAILSARVKKGKEAEGAKFRDYFDWSESAAKSPSHRILAMFRGEAAAILTVHVLPPEETALAIIEQRIVKNSTRAALEVKAAIKDAYKRLMGKSLEKETMANLKQRADQEAIGVFAGNIRELLLFSPLGQKRVLAIDPGFRTGCKIVCLDQQGTLVHHGVIYPFSDSDKAAKTLKKLTREHETEAIAIGNGTAGRETEAFVRQAGLGDKIQTIMVDESGASIYSASQIARDEFPDQDITVRGAVSIGRRLMDPLAELVKIDPKSIGVGQYQHDVDQKALQTTLDDVISFCVNRVGVEVNTASAALLTHVAGLNTTIAANIINFRKENGPFTTRRDLLKVPRLGPRAFEQSAGFLRISDGKNPLDRSGIHPESYTIVESMAKDNGLTVKALVGNQPLVKGIDLTPYCTDTRGMVTLEDIAAELARPGRDPRETFKPFEFDDNIHEIKDLVPGMRVPGLVTNVTAFGAFVDIGVHQDGLVHISQLADRFVKDPNEVVKVRQQVTVTVLEVDINRQRISLSMRNS; encoded by the coding sequence ATGATAACCACCATTGCCCGGGATCTTGACCTTACACCGGCCCAGGTACAAACCATTGCCAATTTTTTCGACCAGGGTGCCACCATCCCCTTTATTGCCCGCTACCGAAAAGAACAGACCGGCTCCCTTGACGAGGTCGTGATTGCCGAAATCCGGGACAGGATCACAAAATTCAAGGAATTTTCTGCAAGACAGCAGGTCATTATTGCCTCCCTTGAAGAAAGAGACCTCATGACCGAAAACCTCAGGCAAGCCATTAACCGGGCCACAACAAAAGCAGAACTTGAGGATCTTTTTGAAAAATTCAGGCCAAAAAGAAAGACAAGGGCCCAGACGGCCCGGGAACAGGGTTTAGAGCCCCTGGCCCTCACACTTTTAAAACAACGGGACAAGGATCCCCAAATCGAAGCCCTGCCCTTTGTGGATACAGCTAAAGGGGTTGAAACCGTTGAACAGGCCCTTGCCGGGGCAAGGGATATCCTGGCCGAAACCTTTAACGAGGATCCAACCCTTCGAGCCAGGGTCCGCAAACTATTTGAATCAAAGGCCATCCTAAGCGCCCGGGTCAAAAAGGGCAAAGAAGCTGAAGGCGCAAAATTCAGGGACTATTTCGACTGGTCGGAAAGCGCGGCAAAAAGCCCGTCCCACAGGATTCTTGCCATGTTCAGGGGGGAAGCTGCCGCCATCCTTACCGTCCATGTACTTCCACCCGAAGAAACAGCCCTTGCCATCATCGAACAGCGGATTGTTAAAAACAGCACCCGGGCAGCCCTGGAGGTCAAAGCCGCCATCAAGGATGCCTACAAACGGCTCATGGGAAAATCCCTTGAAAAGGAGACCATGGCAAATCTGAAACAAAGGGCAGACCAGGAGGCCATCGGGGTGTTTGCCGGCAACATCCGAGAACTGCTTCTCTTTTCCCCCCTTGGGCAGAAACGGGTACTGGCCATTGATCCTGGTTTCAGGACCGGATGCAAAATCGTCTGTCTCGACCAGCAGGGCACCCTCGTCCACCATGGGGTGATCTATCCGTTTTCAGATTCGGACAAGGCCGCAAAAACCCTGAAGAAATTGACCAGAGAACATGAAACAGAAGCCATAGCCATTGGCAATGGCACGGCTGGAAGGGAGACCGAAGCCTTTGTCCGGCAGGCCGGACTTGGAGACAAGATCCAGACAATCATGGTTGACGAAAGTGGTGCATCCATCTACTCGGCATCACAAATCGCAAGGGACGAATTTCCGGACCAGGACATCACCGTACGGGGAGCCGTTTCCATTGGCCGCCGCCTCATGGATCCCCTGGCCGAACTTGTAAAGATCGACCCTAAATCCATTGGGGTGGGCCAGTACCAGCACGATGTGGATCAAAAAGCACTTCAAACGACGCTGGATGATGTCATCTCATTCTGCGTAAACCGGGTCGGTGTGGAGGTGAACACGGCAAGCGCTGCCCTTCTCACCCACGTGGCAGGACTCAACACGACCATTGCAGCCAATATCATCAATTTCCGAAAAGAGAACGGCCCCTTTACCACGCGCCGGGATCTTTTAAAAGTGCCCCGCTTAGGGCCCAGGGCCTTTGAGCAATCTGCCGGTTTTCTAAGAATTTCAGACGGCAAAAACCCCCTTGACCGAAGCGGCATCCACCCGGAGTCCTACACCATTGTGGAGTCCATGGCAAAGGACAACGGTCTTACCGTTAAGGCCCTTGTGGGCAACCAACCCCTGGTAAAAGGCATCGACCTTACCCCCTATTGCACTGACACAAGGGGAATGGTTACCCTTGAAGATATAGCAGCCGAACTTGCAAGACCCGGCAGAGACCCAAGGGAAACCTTCAAGCCCTTTGAGTTTGATGACAACATCCACGAGATCAAGGATCTTGTTCCCGGCATGAGGGTACCGGGTCTTGTGACCAATGTGACGGCCTTTGGAGCCTTTGTGGACATCGGCGTTCACCAGGATGGTCTGGTTCACATCAGCCAGCTTGCCGACCGGTTTGTCAAAGATCCCAACGAGGTGGTCAAGGTTCGCCAGCAGGTAACCGTCACCGTGCTCGAGGTGGACATAAATCGACAACGAATTTCCCTTTCCATGCGGAATTCATGA
- the uvrA gene encoding excinuclease ABC subunit UvrA: MTADKIIIRGAREHNLKNINVEIPRNRLVTITGLSGSGKSTLAFDTLYAEGQRRYVESLSTYARQFLGQMEKPDVDFIDGLSPAISIEQKTASHNPRSTVGTVTEIYDYLRLLFARVGTPYCHKCGLAITAMTIDQMVDRVMALTERSKIIILAPLVSDQKGTHERTLKQLKKEGYARVRINGVIHGTDDLPQLKKTAKHKLEAVVDRLIVKPGIETRLSDSLELALTLANGVAVVLTLADNQEIFFSERSSCVTCGVSYPEFVPASFSFNSPQGACPKCDGLGTVTEFDPDLIIPNRELSLREGAIAPWAGKDSVQFAEFLDALTSFYNEDIYTPFSKLSTRFQKVLIAGSGKKEIPFYFEKEGRRITYTKKYEGIIPNLKRRYHETDSHQSREEIKQYMNFTSCSGCKGTRLNKASSAVRVGDKTLFEITVMSVEKAEKFFNNLTFTGQKKVIAKGIIDEIKARLGFLTSVGLDYLTLNRSATTLSGGESQRIRLATQIGSKLTGVLYVLDEPSIGLHQRDNKRLLDTLLSLRDMGNSVLVVEHDEETMLTSDHIIDMGPGAGIRGGEVVFSGTPQELLKAKNSLTGDYLSGKKRIKVPTHRRTSHGKNLTITGASTNNLKNIDVSFPLGCFTCVTGVSGSGKSTLVLATLFKLLSNRLYRSRLPAGKHTGVSGLRYLDKVIHIDQSPIGRTPRSNPGTYTGIFTFIREIFAKTPEARAMGYKSGRFSFNVKGGRCEACSGDGIIKIEMHFLADVYVTCDLCKGKRYNRETLAIKYKGKSIADVLDMTANQALTFFSRISSIRTKLETLVDVGLGYVKLGQAGTTLSGGEAQRIKLARELSKKSTGRTIYILDEPTTGLHTDDINRLLSVLNRLVELGNTVVVIEHNLDVIKYADHVIDLGPEGGDKGGEVIGVGTPEEIAQLERSHTGRFLKEVLNK; encoded by the coding sequence ATGACAGCAGACAAAATAATCATCCGGGGCGCCCGGGAACATAACCTCAAGAACATTAATGTGGAGATCCCGAGAAACCGGTTGGTCACCATTACCGGCCTTTCCGGGTCCGGCAAATCAACCCTTGCCTTTGACACCCTCTATGCCGAAGGCCAGCGTCGGTATGTGGAGTCGCTCTCCACCTATGCCCGCCAGTTCCTGGGCCAGATGGAAAAGCCCGATGTGGATTTCATCGACGGCCTCTCGCCGGCCATCTCCATCGAACAGAAAACAGCAAGCCACAATCCACGATCCACCGTTGGCACGGTGACTGAGATATACGACTACCTGCGCCTTTTGTTTGCCAGGGTGGGGACCCCCTATTGCCACAAATGCGGCCTTGCCATCACTGCCATGACCATCGACCAGATGGTTGACCGGGTCATGGCCCTTACTGAACGGTCAAAGATCATCATCCTTGCCCCCCTGGTCTCCGATCAGAAAGGAACCCATGAACGAACGCTGAAACAGCTCAAGAAAGAGGGATATGCCCGGGTCAGAATCAACGGGGTGATCCATGGCACCGACGACTTACCCCAGCTCAAAAAGACTGCTAAGCACAAGCTTGAGGCTGTGGTGGACCGGCTGATTGTCAAACCCGGCATTGAAACAAGGCTCTCCGACTCCCTGGAACTTGCCCTCACCCTTGCCAACGGGGTTGCAGTTGTCCTCACCCTTGCAGACAACCAGGAAATTTTTTTCAGCGAGCGATCATCCTGCGTCACCTGTGGAGTAAGCTACCCTGAATTTGTGCCTGCAAGCTTTTCGTTCAACTCCCCCCAGGGGGCATGTCCCAAATGCGACGGACTTGGAACGGTCACCGAGTTTGACCCGGACCTGATCATCCCAAACCGTGAACTTTCCCTGAGAGAAGGTGCCATCGCTCCCTGGGCAGGAAAAGATTCCGTCCAGTTTGCCGAATTCCTCGACGCCCTGACCTCGTTTTACAACGAGGATATCTACACCCCCTTTTCCAAACTCTCGACCAGATTTCAAAAGGTCCTGATCGCCGGCTCCGGCAAAAAAGAGATCCCCTTCTACTTTGAAAAGGAAGGACGGCGCATCACCTACACAAAAAAATATGAGGGGATCATTCCCAACCTGAAACGGCGCTACCACGAAACCGACTCCCACCAGTCACGGGAAGAGATCAAACAGTACATGAACTTCACCTCCTGTTCAGGATGCAAGGGAACAAGACTCAACAAAGCGTCAAGCGCCGTTCGGGTGGGAGACAAAACCCTGTTTGAAATCACGGTCATGTCCGTTGAAAAAGCAGAAAAGTTTTTCAACAACCTGACATTTACCGGTCAGAAAAAGGTAATTGCCAAGGGAATCATTGACGAGATCAAGGCTCGCCTCGGTTTTCTCACAAGCGTGGGCCTCGACTATCTAACCCTGAACCGTTCGGCCACAACCCTGTCCGGCGGTGAAAGCCAGCGCATCCGGCTTGCCACCCAGATAGGCTCCAAACTCACAGGGGTCCTTTACGTGCTGGATGAACCCAGCATCGGGCTCCACCAGCGGGACAACAAACGGCTGCTGGACACCCTGTTAAGCCTCAGGGATATGGGCAACAGCGTGCTTGTAGTCGAGCACGACGAGGAGACCATGCTGACCTCAGATCACATCATCGACATGGGTCCAGGAGCCGGCATCCGGGGGGGAGAGGTGGTCTTTTCAGGTACGCCCCAGGAACTTCTAAAGGCAAAAAATTCCCTTACCGGGGACTACCTTTCCGGCAAAAAAAGAATCAAGGTCCCCACCCACAGACGTACGAGTCATGGGAAGAACCTCACCATCACGGGCGCCTCCACCAACAACCTTAAAAACATTGATGTGTCCTTTCCCCTGGGCTGCTTTACCTGCGTCACAGGGGTGTCCGGCTCTGGGAAATCCACCCTGGTGCTTGCCACCCTGTTCAAACTTCTGTCCAACCGCCTATACCGCTCAAGGCTTCCGGCTGGAAAGCACACTGGGGTATCCGGGCTTCGCTACCTTGATAAAGTGATCCACATTGACCAATCGCCCATCGGACGAACCCCAAGGAGCAATCCTGGCACCTACACGGGCATATTCACCTTTATCAGGGAAATCTTTGCCAAAACCCCGGAAGCCCGGGCCATGGGTTACAAATCGGGCCGATTCAGCTTTAACGTCAAGGGTGGCCGGTGTGAGGCATGTTCAGGTGACGGCATCATCAAGATCGAGATGCACTTTCTCGCCGATGTCTATGTCACCTGCGACCTGTGCAAGGGGAAACGTTACAACCGGGAGACCCTGGCAATTAAGTATAAGGGAAAGAGCATTGCCGACGTCCTTGACATGACGGCCAACCAGGCCCTTACCTTCTTCAGCCGAATATCGTCCATTCGGACCAAACTTGAAACCCTTGTTGATGTGGGACTTGGCTATGTCAAGCTCGGTCAGGCCGGAACAACCCTTTCAGGGGGTGAAGCCCAGCGCATAAAGCTTGCAAGGGAGCTTAGCAAAAAAAGCACCGGCAGAACCATCTACATCCTGGATGAGCCCACCACCGGGCTGCACACCGACGACATCAACCGGCTGCTGTCGGTTTTAAACCGCCTGGTTGAACTAGGCAACACCGTGGTGGTCATCGAGCACAACCTTGATGTGATAAAATATGCAGACCATGTCATCGACCTTGGCCCTGAAGGCGGGGACAAGGGCGGCGAGGTGATCGGCGTTGGCACCCCCGAAGAGATTGCCCAACTGGAACGCTCCCACACGGGCCGTTTTTTAAAGGAGGTATTGAACAAATGA
- the pdxA gene encoding 4-hydroxythreonine-4-phosphate dehydrogenase PdxA, protein MTDNRPVIGITMGDPVGIGPEIIVSALDDPFVYTVCRPLVLGDEGVMERAIDLKSARMDVHTTDTPAGGKYCHGTMDIVPLSRLDAATLLAGHPTPGTGKAMIDYITTGVDLAMDGKIQAIATCPITKTAMKLAGSKFHGHTELIADRTHTPRVAMMMAGDRLRVVLVTIHIPLCEVSARLNQAEILATISLTSETLKTKFGIPEPRIAVAGLNPHGGEDGMFGSEELEIIAPAVEQARSKGITVSGPFPPDTLFFNAANHKFDAVVCMYHDQGLIPFKMIHFSDGVNTTLGLPIIRTSVDHGTAYDIAWRGTADPSSLIAAIKMAALQATITGANRINR, encoded by the coding sequence ATGACTGACAACCGTCCTGTTATCGGCATCACAATGGGGGACCCCGTGGGTATCGGGCCGGAAATCATTGTTTCCGCCCTTGATGATCCATTCGTTTACACTGTTTGCCGTCCCCTTGTGCTTGGTGATGAAGGCGTGATGGAAAGGGCCATTGACCTGAAATCCGCCCGAATGGATGTCCACACAACCGACACCCCGGCAGGCGGAAAATATTGCCACGGTACCATGGATATTGTACCCTTGTCCCGACTTGATGCTGCGACCCTTCTGGCCGGACACCCCACCCCTGGCACCGGAAAGGCAATGATCGACTACATCACCACGGGCGTGGATCTTGCCATGGACGGGAAAATTCAGGCCATTGCCACCTGTCCCATCACCAAAACCGCCATGAAGCTTGCCGGATCAAAATTCCACGGTCATACCGAACTTATTGCAGACAGGACCCACACTCCAAGGGTGGCCATGATGATGGCCGGTGACCGACTCCGTGTGGTCCTTGTGACCATCCATATCCCCCTGTGTGAAGTTTCCGCAAGGCTGAACCAGGCTGAGATCCTGGCAACCATCAGCCTCACCTCAGAGACCCTGAAAACCAAATTCGGCATCCCTGAACCCAGGATTGCCGTGGCAGGCCTCAATCCCCATGGCGGCGAGGACGGCATGTTCGGCAGCGAAGAACTGGAAATTATTGCCCCGGCCGTTGAACAGGCAAGATCCAAAGGGATAACGGTGTCTGGCCCTTTTCCGCCGGATACCCTGTTTTTCAATGCCGCCAACCACAAATTTGATGCGGTCGTCTGCATGTACCACGACCAGGGCCTCATTCCTTTTAAAATGATCCACTTCAGCGATGGGGTAAACACCACCCTGGGACTGCCCATCATCCGAACGTCGGTTGACCACGGCACGGCCTACGACATTGCCTGGCGAGGAACTGCTGACCCGTCAAGCCTTATTGCCGCAATCAAAATGGCCGCCCTCCAGGCCACAATCACCGGTGCGAACCGTATCAACCGATGA